In Arthrobacter burdickii, one DNA window encodes the following:
- a CDS encoding aldo/keto reductase has translation MALAPTVQLRSGARLPLLGLGTWPLNDDEAAETVSLAIETGYRLIDTAENYRNEKGVGEGIRRSGVPREELFVTTKFNSEHHSIDGVRRAFRASTELLGLDYVDLLLVHWPNPGQGRHVEAVQGIAKLMEEGLVRAVGTSNYKPAHLQQVLDAGIVPDVNQIQLDPQRPRIEERAFHNEHGIVTESWSPLGPGSGLLEDPGIVAIAEAHGRTPAQVVLRWHVQQGMVAIPKSSNPQRLAQNLGIFDFELSGAELASIYLLDTGSAEIVDSDAFGH, from the coding sequence ATGGCACTCGCCCCCACCGTCCAGCTGCGCAGCGGCGCCCGCCTCCCCCTCCTCGGCCTCGGCACCTGGCCGCTGAACGACGACGAGGCGGCGGAGACCGTGAGCCTCGCCATCGAGACCGGGTACCGGCTCATCGACACGGCGGAGAACTACCGCAACGAGAAGGGTGTGGGCGAGGGGATCCGCCGGTCCGGAGTTCCCCGCGAGGAGTTGTTCGTCACCACCAAGTTCAACAGCGAGCACCACAGCATCGACGGCGTGCGCCGCGCCTTCCGGGCCAGCACCGAGCTGCTGGGCCTCGACTACGTCGACCTGCTGCTCGTGCACTGGCCCAACCCCGGTCAGGGTCGCCACGTCGAAGCCGTACAGGGCATCGCGAAACTGATGGAGGAGGGGCTCGTGCGCGCCGTCGGCACGTCGAACTACAAGCCCGCCCACCTGCAGCAGGTTCTCGACGCCGGCATCGTGCCCGACGTGAACCAGATCCAGCTCGACCCCCAGCGCCCCCGGATCGAGGAGCGCGCGTTCCACAACGAGCACGGGATCGTGACGGAGTCCTGGAGCCCGCTGGGCCCCGGCAGCGGTCTGCTGGAGGATCCCGGCATCGTCGCGATCGCGGAAGCCCATGGCAGGACGCCCGCACAGGTGGTGCTGCGCTGGCACGTACAGCAGGGCATGGTCGCCATCCCGAAGTCGTCGAACCCCCAGCGGCTCGCGCAGAACCTCGGCATCTTCGACTTCGAACTCTCGGGCGCCGAACTGGCCAGCATCTACCTGCTCGACACGGGGAGTGCCGAGATCGTGGATTCGGACGCCTTCGGCCACTGA
- a CDS encoding sulfite exporter TauE/SafE family protein, which produces MLEIAVVLAAGFWAGMINVVVGSGTLVTFPALLLFGYPPIVANISNNIGLVGGGLSGSWGYRREIAANRGLLLRLLPLSVLGGIAGALLLLVLPAEAFQAIVPILILVGLAMVALAPRVQQAAAAKAGESAPAAGPSRRRSLLLLAGIGVLGMYGGYFGAAQGILIVGLMSMVTIESLQRINAIKNVLTTAVNGVAAITFMVFAWESINWSLVLLIAVGATLGGLLGARVGRRLSPLALRATILVIGTAALIRIVFFA; this is translated from the coding sequence TTGCTCGAGATCGCCGTGGTCCTCGCTGCCGGTTTCTGGGCGGGCATGATCAATGTCGTCGTCGGTTCCGGCACCCTGGTGACCTTCCCGGCCCTCCTGCTCTTCGGCTACCCGCCGATCGTCGCCAACATCTCGAACAACATCGGGCTCGTGGGCGGCGGACTGTCCGGCTCATGGGGCTACCGTCGGGAGATCGCCGCGAATCGGGGCCTCCTGCTGCGGCTCCTGCCCCTCTCCGTCCTCGGCGGGATCGCGGGGGCGCTGCTGCTGCTCGTCCTGCCGGCGGAGGCCTTCCAGGCGATCGTGCCCATCCTCATCCTCGTGGGCCTCGCCATGGTGGCTCTTGCTCCGCGCGTCCAGCAGGCCGCAGCGGCGAAGGCCGGGGAGAGCGCGCCCGCTGCGGGGCCGTCGCGCCGTCGGTCCCTGCTCCTGCTCGCCGGCATCGGCGTCCTCGGCATGTACGGGGGTTACTTCGGCGCCGCCCAGGGCATCCTGATCGTCGGCCTGATGAGCATGGTCACGATCGAGAGCCTCCAGCGCATCAACGCCATCAAGAACGTGCTGACCACGGCCGTCAACGGGGTCGCGGCCATCACCTTCATGGTGTTCGCCTGGGAGTCCATCAACTGGTCCCTCGTGCTTCTCATCGCCGTCGGCGCCACCCTGGGTGGCCTTCTCGGCGCCCGCGTGGGCCGCAGGCTCTCCCCCCTCGCGCTGCGTGCCACGATCCTCGTCATCGGCACCGCAGCATTGATCCGCATCGTCTTCTTCGCCTGA
- a CDS encoding zinc-binding metallopeptidase family protein produces MQRFACAVCDAPLFFENSQCLACGTQLGFHRGERAIAPLDDDGAYRDLEGQLLRRCTNLKLSGCTWLVREEGDKCFSCSLTRSRPEDHDTTGLAQFLDAERSKRHLIYELDVLGLPIEDRIQNPERGLAFDLLSSVEEKVVIGHQNGLITIDLAETVDSHREKMRAKLEEPYRTMLGHFRHETGHYFEGTLVFSDPALTEDARSIFGDDRASYKDAIKRHYDEGAPEDWKKEHISQYATMHPYEDFAETFAHYLHICDTVDTALQYGLASGPGPNTSEDFGDVVRETWIPLSVALNQVNRSMGANDLYPFVLPPAVIAKLDFVHKLRVRVGHPVAGSVAG; encoded by the coding sequence ATGCAACGCTTTGCCTGCGCCGTCTGCGACGCGCCCCTGTTCTTCGAGAACTCCCAGTGCCTCGCCTGCGGCACACAGCTCGGCTTCCACCGAGGGGAGCGCGCCATCGCGCCACTGGACGACGACGGCGCGTACCGCGATCTCGAAGGCCAGCTCCTCCGGCGCTGCACCAACCTCAAGCTGTCGGGGTGCACCTGGCTCGTGCGGGAGGAGGGCGACAAATGCTTCAGCTGCAGCCTCACCCGGTCCCGGCCCGAGGACCACGACACCACGGGGCTCGCCCAGTTCCTCGACGCCGAACGCTCGAAACGCCACCTGATCTACGAACTCGACGTGCTCGGCCTGCCCATCGAGGACAGGATCCAGAACCCCGAGCGGGGACTCGCCTTCGATCTGCTCTCGAGCGTCGAGGAGAAAGTGGTGATCGGGCACCAGAACGGCCTGATCACCATCGACCTGGCCGAGACCGTCGACTCCCACCGCGAGAAGATGCGGGCCAAGCTCGAAGAGCCCTACCGCACCATGCTGGGACACTTCCGGCACGAGACCGGCCACTACTTCGAGGGCACGCTCGTCTTCTCCGATCCCGCCCTGACCGAAGATGCCCGCAGCATCTTCGGTGACGACCGCGCCAGCTACAAGGACGCCATCAAGCGGCACTACGACGAGGGAGCTCCCGAGGACTGGAAGAAGGAGCACATCTCCCAGTACGCGACGATGCACCCGTACGAGGACTTCGCCGAGACGTTCGCGCACTACCTGCACATCTGCGACACGGTGGACACCGCCCTGCAGTACGGGCTCGCCTCCGGTCCCGGCCCGAATACCTCGGAGGACTTCGGCGACGTGGTCCGGGAGACCTGGATCCCGCTCTCCGTCGCCCTCAACCAGGTGAACCGCAGCATGGGCGCCAACGACCTCTACCCGTTCGTGCTGCCGCCGGCCGTCATCGCCAAGCTCGATTTCGTGCACAAGCTCCGCGTGCGGGTCGGACACCCGGTCGCCGGATCGGTCGCGGGATAG
- a CDS encoding pyridoxine/pyridoxamine 5'-phosphate oxidase — protein sequence MSEPGLIRDVVRGVPVFPEEMPPFDPGAAPASPVDLFVEWLKRAVEDGIAAPHAVNLATTGEDGVPDARVVILKDVTSAGWQVASSMDSPKGRQLRKHPAAALTFFWPAAGRQVRIRGSVSTGTTEENDADFQRRHPVARALVLAGSQSAVLRSREDLEAAVEEQVHRIEAADGLASTTWTVFTVAPDAVEFWQADQERRHMRLLYTRFGEGWRRELLWP from the coding sequence ATGAGTGAGCCAGGCCTGATCCGCGATGTCGTCCGTGGCGTACCCGTCTTCCCCGAGGAGATGCCGCCCTTCGACCCCGGGGCCGCGCCGGCCTCGCCCGTCGACCTCTTCGTCGAGTGGCTGAAACGCGCGGTGGAGGACGGCATCGCGGCGCCCCACGCGGTCAACCTCGCGACGACAGGAGAGGACGGCGTGCCGGATGCGCGTGTGGTGATCCTCAAGGACGTGACGTCCGCCGGATGGCAGGTGGCGTCCAGCATGGACAGTCCGAAGGGCCGGCAGCTGAGGAAGCACCCGGCGGCGGCGCTGACCTTCTTCTGGCCGGCGGCCGGCCGTCAGGTGAGGATCCGGGGGTCCGTCTCGACCGGCACCACGGAGGAGAACGACGCCGATTTCCAGCGCCGCCATCCCGTAGCCCGTGCTCTCGTCCTCGCCGGCAGCCAGAGCGCGGTGCTGCGCAGCCGGGAGGACCTCGAGGCGGCCGTCGAGGAGCAGGTGCATCGGATCGAGGCCGCGGACGGTCTCGCCTCGACCACCTGGACGGTCTTCACCGTGGCACCGGACGCCGTCGAATTCTGGCAGGCGGACCAGGAACGCAGGCACATGCGCCTGCTCTACACGCGGTTCGGGGAGGGCTGGCGCCGGGAGCTGCTCTGGCCCTGA
- a CDS encoding Rho termination factor N-terminal domain-containing protein: MADEPGNQTPNTPDVSETELREMKVDELREEAKEEGLSGTSGMRKGELVDAVAQAKQEHADGSGAEDPKAGKDSGGEPADASEDVGAGPDGGRIRTGPETSKSLKYSQEITSPDEDPEREGRSLATTHHEVIKQWAEARNARPATVEGTDHGDHLGVLRFDFNEDTDKLRHVSWEEWFRTFDERQLNFIYQEQRKDGNQSNFFILESPNREDA, translated from the coding sequence ATGGCGGACGAACCAGGCAACCAGACACCGAACACCCCCGACGTCAGCGAGACGGAGCTGCGGGAGATGAAGGTCGACGAGCTCCGCGAGGAGGCAAAGGAAGAGGGTCTTTCAGGAACCTCCGGGATGCGGAAGGGCGAACTCGTCGACGCGGTGGCCCAGGCGAAACAGGAGCACGCCGACGGGTCGGGGGCCGAGGATCCGAAGGCCGGCAAGGACTCGGGCGGCGAACCCGCCGATGCCTCCGAGGATGTCGGCGCCGGCCCCGACGGCGGCAGGATCCGGACGGGACCCGAGACCTCGAAGTCCCTGAAGTACTCCCAGGAGATCACCTCTCCCGACGAGGATCCCGAGCGTGAGGGCCGCAGCCTCGCGACAACGCACCACGAGGTCATCAAGCAGTGGGCCGAGGCACGGAACGCCCGGCCGGCCACCGTGGAGGGAACGGACCACGGGGATCATCTCGGCGTGCTGCGCTTCGACTTCAACGAGGACACGGACAAGCTGCGCCACGTGAGCTGGGAGGAATGGTTCCGGACCTTCGACGAACGCCAGCTGAACTTCATCTACCAGGAGCAGCGCAAGGACGGGAACCAGTCCAACTTCTTCATCCTCGAGAGCCCCAACCGCGAGGACGCCTGA